A segment of the Fibrobacter sp. UWR4 genome:
TTTCGGATATCCCGTCGCCAATGTTTTTGACATCACCAAGATTTCCTAGTTCAACTCTCAATAATCGAGAGAATATTCTCTGCTTTGCCTGATTGTCCTTAAGGTTCGCGTACCATTTAGAGAAGGTTTCAGTTTTCTCTATTGAAAACATCTTACCCTCCCAAATGTATCTAATCGGATACAAAGTGTCAAGTGCATTACATGTGTATTCATTTTTTCCTCCTGTCGCTACATGCGTAAAAAGCGACGGTATTCATCTAAGAAACGGAGATCGACTGGTTCCCGAATTTTTTTCGCTGTGCAGAAATATAAATAAGGCGGAATGCCAAATTTTGACAATTGACGAAAATGCCCGAATTTGTTAGAATTTTATTCAATGTTCGACAAAGTCAATTTGAAAGATCCCAAATACCTTCAAGATTACGAGAACCAGATTCGCAAGCTCCCGCTAGATGAGTTGTACGAAGTTCTGGATATCGTTAAAAAAGACAAGACTTCAGAAAGAATTGATATTGTAAATAAACGGATTGGTGAACTGGAAACATCGGATAGACTGTTGTGGGCAGGACTGTTGTCGACAATGCCATTGCCAGAATTACCTTCGGAAGAAAAAATTCATCGAAAAGGTGGATTGACTGCCGAGGAACTTGAAGAAGTTAGAAATTCCGTCAACGAGACATACGAAAGGCATAAGGACGTAGAAATCATCGGGTATAATTTCGATGGCAGGTGTATTACGCCGGTTTACGACTCCAAATACAATATTGAACAGGGCAAAACTCACGAAACAATCCAGCGGTTGCAAAAAGAATATCGAGAGAACTTTAAATGGTCGATTCTCTTAGGATCAGCTCTAGTAATTGTATTGTTGATTGTGGTTAAGGTGATTGAATCTGTTTTTTATGTAGATATAAACCTTCGTGGATTGCATTAAAGGCTGCGGTGTTGTTAAAATTTCAAGATGTAATGCCCTTTAGGCAGGTCTCTTGATTTGTTACGTGTGCGGCCTTTGGTGTCAACTAGGAACTTGGCTGTACTTGTCGGAACAATCTGCCGTGCAGTACTCATTTTCAAAGGAGCCTCGCTTGCCTCAAGTTTTGCCTGGTAGGGGATGGTCTTGCCTTCCAGCAGCTTGTCGCTGGTAATGGTTGGTTCGGGACTTTCGTCGGCTGCGATGTTCAAACCGTCAATTTTGCAGATGATTTCTTCGCCGGGAATCAAGCCCTTCAGAGATGTTTCGCTGCGCTTGCCTTTGATGGTAACGTAGGCGTTGTGGTACAGCGGGGCGATACCGATGTTCTTTACCGTTACCGAGGCAGAATTTTCGTTGGCAGTGAAGGCGGTAATTTCGAACTTGTAGCCTGCGAAGGAACTGGCTTCGTAGAGGCGTTCCTTAGTAGCGTACTTGCCGTCGGGGGAGTTATTACCGATAACATAAGTCATGTGGTACTTGCTGGCGGCCTGTTCCCAGGTCACACCGTAAAGTCCTGCGGGATTCAAGAATTCCTGCTGGTCCTTTTCCGTATAGTAGCTGACTTCGCCGCCACCGGGTGCTGTTTTCCAGCGGTCCAGACCCATATCTCGCCAGTTCCTTTCGTTGTCGCCGTAGCCCTGTGAAATATCGTGTTCGGCATGCATGAAGGAATCATCAAAAAGTCCGAAATTCAAGGCCAGCAAACTCTTGTCGTCGATAACGGGAGAGTAGCTGTTGTCCGCTGCGTCAATGGAAATGCTCCATGGTGTTTCGGTAAACTGTGCTGCCACGTGCTTCAGGAATTCAGCCTGGTAATCCTTGGTGGCAAAGTTGACACCGAATTTTTTCGTGGTGCCGTAAATGTGGTACTCACCCCAATGGCCAAAGCCCACTTGCACAAACGCGATTCGCGGGTCCTTGTCGTAGGCGGCTGCAAAGTCCGTATAGAACTGCTTGTAGAACCACATCAGCTCCGTGCTGCTCCAGTCGGCGTAATAAGTGGGTCCGTCGCCACCCGGGTCTTCGGAGTAAGTCTCGGTGTAGCCCGTCATGTTCTTGATGTACAGGGGAACGGCGGTGGCGCCCTTCACGTTCTGGGTGCAGCCCGATGCGTTTCTAATGGTTTCGCTGGGATACTCGATACGGAATCGCACGATGGCCTGGTGCCCGCGGCTAGCCACATCGTTCAACATCTTTTCAAAGGAACTCCAGTCGTAATTCAGCTTGTCGCCAGTCTTTCCCGTCACCACAGCGCAGGGGAGGCAATAGGAAAATTCCAGGGAAATCGCCCCCAGGTAATCCTTGCTGCTCTTGGCCTGATCGGGCCAGAACACGATGCCCTTCATGGGCTCCAAAGTTTCGATTGTCTTGTTCAGCGCAATGCCGCGATCCGCAGCGAAAGAAGAGGCCACCAAGGCGGCACTCAAAAGAGAAAGTGTCTTTTTCATAAATCCCATACCACATCCGTGAACCAAGCGGCCCACAGGGAGAAATATATGGCAATTTACTCCCGAAGTCAACGCATTTTCGGGGTGACCTGCATAAAACAATCTCTTCCCGCAAAAATTTAGGGGAGGAACTCAAAAATACAGGGGCAAAATTGGGGACGGCTAGTGCAAATCGAGGATACCCCGCGAAAACCCAAAATTCCCCCTGATTTCACCCCAAAATTCCCTTGCAGCCTTTAACGGGCCTATTGCGCGAAGGGACCTGAGGATATATTTTTAGGGTGATGGGATGAAACTCTAGAAAAAGGGTTGTTTTTTATGATGGGTGAAAATATCTTGAAGGCCGTAGGAGCGGTTGCATTTGTGGTTTGTGGTTCCGTTTGGGCGGATCCTCCCAAAAATTTCAGTGGATGGGATTTGGTATTCGAAGATAACTTCGACGGAACATCTTTGGACAAGAGCAAGTGGAATTCCACTTATAACTGGGGGCCAACTCATAATCACCGTGCCTACTGTGCTCCGGAAAACGTCATCGTATCCGATGGCTACCTGAAATTGAAGGGAGAAGCAAAGAAACATCCCAATGCCAGTGGCAAGACTGCAAAATTTAATGGCAAGGAAATCCCTGTAGATTACACATCCGGTGCCATCGATACCCGCGGGCATTTTGAAGTGAAGTATGGCTATATTGAAGGCCGATTCAAGGCTCCAAAACATAAGGGAACATGGCCTGCCTTCTGGACTTTGCAGGATGGCTGGCCTCCGGAAATCGACATCCTGGAAATCCCCGCATCCCGAAAGCAACACCATTATTACCTGCATTACACAACTCCTGACTGGTATAACAGTCACGGTTCCGCCTGGGATCACGAGGCTTCCTTCGGGGGGCACAAGGACGATGACGTGGACCGTTCCGCAGATTTCCACACCTACGCTGTGGAATGGGACGAAAGCAACCTGAACTTCTATTTTGACGATAAAAAGTTCGCAAGCTATAACCGTCCTACGGAAATCAAGCAGCTTGCTGCCCAGTATATTATCGTGAACCTGGCCATTGGTGGGTGGGCCGGTGATGATATCGAAGTGACTGCGGATAATCCGGCCTATTTTGAAGCGGATTGGGTCCGTGTCTGGAAGGCAAAGCCTGTAAAGCCCGATACGGTTGTCGTTAAGAATGAACAGTTCGGAACTTGCATGGTTCCTGGAGAAGACAAACGGCTTTATCTCAAGGATTGCGGGGATAAGGGCGCCCTTGCTGTCATGACCCAACTTTCTTCCAGCACGTTCCGCCTGGACTTTGGGGACATGAGCCTGGAAATTCCTAATGAAAATAAGGATCCGGGAGTTACCGCCGGTGTATACGCCTGGAACGGCAAGGACCATCAGAAAATCATTTTTGAAAATCAGTACGACAATCAGTACCGTCTAAAGATGGCCCATAGTGGACATTATCTCCGTTCCACTTCTGACGGGGAACGTGTTGTCCAGGACTGGAACACCAGCTGGGAATGGAACCAGAGATGGCGAATCATCAAGGCTTCGGATCTTGAAAAAGAGGACCCGGGTACAGACAAGATTATCCGTAAGCAGGCTATTTCCCGAATCCAGCAGATTCTCAAGGGCAGGACCTTTGACGTGATGGGGCGTGTGCGCTAACTTGTTTTGGTTGGCTCATCGCGCCGCTTTTGTCAACAGTTGTTTGCAAAATAATGGGAAGGGTTGATTTGCCTGTGCGCTGTAGCTATATTAGGCGTACCACCCCCATTTAGGTGCGTTGCCAGTTTAGGCTTTTGGTCTATTCCCAGAGTTTTTGTATATAAACTTTTTTAGGCCTGTAGGCCAGAATATCTTGAGACATATTTTATTAATTGTGACGCTGCAAGCGGTGCTTGCAGTTTTTTGTGTTGCGTCTCCTGGAAAAAATGGTGCCGCAAAAGGTGTCGTCCTGGATTTTGTAGAGATGCCCATTGCGGATGTGGTTCGTGCGGTTTCCCTTGCTTATGATACGCCCATCCTGGTAGACGAAGGATTGGATTTGAAGGTGACATTTCACCTGGAAGGCGTTGGACTTATGGAGGGCATATCTGCCTTATGTTCAGCAAATGGTCTGTCCGTAGTTCAGGAGGGCCGTGTTTTCCATATCCGGCGGCAGGTGGATCATGGAGTGCATGATTTCTCTATAAAGGATGGATTGGTGTCCATATCCGTGCGGGACAAACCTGTTGCGGATTTTGTCAGGGAGTATGCCTTGAATTCTGGATTGAACATTTTGGCGAATCCGGGACTTTCAGGAACAATTACAGGCGAATTGCGTGATATGGCGGGGGAGGAGGCTTTTCGTAGTTTAATGAAGGCTCATGGATTTCGGGTTTGGCGTGAAGGCGGATGCTTGCGGGTGGATGTGGCTTCAAGTGCTTCGGGTGAAATTCGTCCGGGCGTCTCAGGCATTCGTGTCGAACGGGATGGGGACTTGTTCTCTCTGGAATGTAACGGAGTTTCTCTTGGGATTGTTCTGCAATCCCTGGCGGATGAGGCGGGTCTTAATCTTGCATTGTATGGCGAAATCCGCGAGGAGGTGCATTTAAAATTTGAGGGGGTCCCGCTGGAAGATTTGCTGCACGCCCTGTTTCGGGATCGGCGCTACAGTTACGTCATGGAAGGCCGTTCCCTGCTGGTGTCCGAGGGCGGTTCCCGCAGGGCCTTATCCGGTACAAGACTGGTGGCCTTGAAGCATGTGAATTGCGAGAAGGCGATGGGATACTTTGCCAAGTTCATGCCCAGCGAGAGTTTTGCCGTCACAGAGGTTCGGGAGCAGAACGCGCTTCTATTGGGTGGAACTCCTGCAGAATTGGAAATGGGGGAGGCGTTGTTGCGGCTGGTGGATGTTCCCGCCCTGCAGGTCACTCTATCCTGTATTATCGTGGAGCTGAAGCGTGGTCGCAATTTTGAAATCGGATTCCATAGTGGGGCAAGCCGCAAGACAGGAGCGTACGACGTGGGGGCTCGTGGATACTTTGATTTTCTAGGGACGGATATTTCCAGGTCGGGAGCTTTCGGGAAGGTAGGGCTGCTTCCCGATCGTTTTGAAGTGGAGTTGGCGTCCCTCGAGGAAAATAACCGCGGGAAGGTTTTGGCTCGGCCCCGTCTTACCACATTGAACGGCAACAAGGCGGAACTGAATGTGACCAACACGGTGTATTACCTGGTGAGTCAGGTATCTGCCGATGGATACCCCATTACGGATTACCGTTCCTTTAATGACGGCATTTCCCTGGAAATGACTCCTTCGGTTACGCTGGACGGAAATATCACCTTGGAAGTTTCTCCGGAAATCAAGACGGCGGGAAGATCTTCTGGAGATGGCCCCCGAGATATTAGTACCCGTAATCTGAAGACCGTGGTGGTGCTGAAGGATGGGGAATCCCTATGCCTGGGCGGCCTTATACGAAAGAATAAGACGGAAGTTAGGTCCGCGGTGCCATTTCTAGGAAGCATTCCCTTCATTGGACGCCTCTTCAGCTACGTTTCGGAGGAGGACGAGGAAAATGAACTGGCCATTTTTATTACGCCTCATGTGGAAAAATAAACCTGTATCCGTTTGCTGCCGTTTGATGACGTGGGAATATCGCTCCACGTTTGAGGAGGAACCGGATCTAAAAAGTGTGCGTATGCAATTCCTGTGTGAAATGCCTCAATGGGAGGCTCGCGAGGGAAAAGCCTTTGATGTAAGGCTTTGGCCGATGGTTTCCTTCAACGCTACGGAAGGGCGTTTATGGCGTTATCTGGTGGCATTCCCGCCGAGGAATGTGGCAAATGATGGAAGGTGTCGTTACTTGCCGGAACAAGTTAGCCTGGTATCGCAAGCGAACGAGTTCATGATGAACTTGCAAGAGGGAAACAGCGGAAACTGTGTTTTCTGGACAGTGTATCGTGACTTCCTGATTCTTCTGGTGTATTTCGAAGGACGTCTATGTCACTGGTCCGAGGAACCGGGCTATGATAGCGGCAGTCTTCACGAGATTTCTGACCGACTGGATCGATTCCGGAAATTTCTTGAACAGGACAGTCTATTCTCTAGGGCGGATCATTTTGAGATGATTGAATTGAAGGGGAACTCGGATGGCTTTCCCCAGGAACAATTTCTTGCTGCGTCCCGGGATCCTTTTTTCAGAAGGCTGAAACTGAATGGAACGATTGATGTTTCAGGAAGGCGTAGCTGGTGGCTGTGCCACATGAAAATCCCCACGACGGCGTTCTTGATTCTAGGGGCTTTAGCCCTGTTTCAAAATCGGATGGTTGAAAAGATTTCAGATTATTTTGAAAATCATTCTTCTGTAGAAATTCAGGATGCTGTTCCCGTTGACCTGGATTTGCCTCCGCTTATGGAATTCGTGGAAGAACCGAAAAACCTTTCCCCACGCAAAGTAACTTCCGATTGCGT
Coding sequences within it:
- a CDS encoding family 16 glycosylhydrolase produces the protein MMGENILKAVGAVAFVVCGSVWADPPKNFSGWDLVFEDNFDGTSLDKSKWNSTYNWGPTHNHRAYCAPENVIVSDGYLKLKGEAKKHPNASGKTAKFNGKEIPVDYTSGAIDTRGHFEVKYGYIEGRFKAPKHKGTWPAFWTLQDGWPPEIDILEIPASRKQHHYYLHYTTPDWYNSHGSAWDHEASFGGHKDDDVDRSADFHTYAVEWDESNLNFYFDDKKFASYNRPTEIKQLAAQYIIVNLAIGGWAGDDIEVTADNPAYFEADWVRVWKAKPVKPDTVVVKNEQFGTCMVPGEDKRLYLKDCGDKGALAVMTQLSSSTFRLDFGDMSLEIPNENKDPGVTAGVYAWNGKDHQKIIFENQYDNQYRLKMAHSGHYLRSTSDGERVVQDWNTSWEWNQRWRIIKASDLEKEDPGTDKIIRKQAISRIQQILKGRTFDVMGRVR
- a CDS encoding DUF4832 domain-containing protein gives rise to the protein MKKTLSLLSAALVASSFAADRGIALNKTIETLEPMKGIVFWPDQAKSSKDYLGAISLEFSYCLPCAVVTGKTGDKLNYDWSSFEKMLNDVASRGHQAIVRFRIEYPSETIRNASGCTQNVKGATAVPLYIKNMTGYTETYSEDPGGDGPTYYADWSSTELMWFYKQFYTDFAAAYDKDPRIAFVQVGFGHWGEYHIYGTTKKFGVNFATKDYQAEFLKHVAAQFTETPWSISIDAADNSYSPVIDDKSLLALNFGLFDDSFMHAEHDISQGYGDNERNWRDMGLDRWKTAPGGGEVSYYTEKDQQEFLNPAGLYGVTWEQAASKYHMTYVIGNNSPDGKYATKERLYEASSFAGYKFEITAFTANENSASVTVKNIGIAPLYHNAYVTIKGKRSETSLKGLIPGEEIICKIDGLNIAADESPEPTITSDKLLEGKTIPYQAKLEASEAPLKMSTARQIVPTSTAKFLVDTKGRTRNKSRDLPKGHYILKF
- a CDS encoding type II secretion system protein GspD; the encoded protein is MTLQAVLAVFCVASPGKNGAAKGVVLDFVEMPIADVVRAVSLAYDTPILVDEGLDLKVTFHLEGVGLMEGISALCSANGLSVVQEGRVFHIRRQVDHGVHDFSIKDGLVSISVRDKPVADFVREYALNSGLNILANPGLSGTITGELRDMAGEEAFRSLMKAHGFRVWREGGCLRVDVASSASGEIRPGVSGIRVERDGDLFSLECNGVSLGIVLQSLADEAGLNLALYGEIREEVHLKFEGVPLEDLLHALFRDRRYSYVMEGRSLLVSEGGSRRALSGTRLVALKHVNCEKAMGYFAKFMPSESFAVTEVREQNALLLGGTPAELEMGEALLRLVDVPALQVTLSCIIVELKRGRNFEIGFHSGASRKTGAYDVGARGYFDFLGTDISRSGAFGKVGLLPDRFEVELASLEENNRGKVLARPRLTTLNGNKAELNVTNTVYYLVSQVSADGYPITDYRSFNDGISLEMTPSVTLDGNITLEVSPEIKTAGRSSGDGPRDISTRNLKTVVVLKDGESLCLGGLIRKNKTEVRSAVPFLGSIPFIGRLFSYVSEEDEENELAIFITPHVEK